The following are encoded together in the Kwoniella europaea PYCC6329 chromosome 1, complete sequence genome:
- a CDS encoding mRNA surveillance protein pelota produces MKLVNKHIEKDGSGYVTLRPEDDEDMWHVYNLISEGDHVRALAVRRVQTLSSTGSSDSFRVKTNLTLEVTKTAFSPAASSSQSNGTGEKKEPTASLQISGKVVEENEFVKLGAYHTLDLEANRDFRLTKTSGWDSIALERIQESTQEGRGAELGAIVCGEGTAAICLLSEHMTTVRQRIEVSVPRKRKGGTSGHEKAMENFLSTVYQAILRLIPYQDLKAVVIASPGFTKDTLYDYIFQQANLTSNKPLLSSRSKWIKVHSNTSHVHGLVEALRAPEVAKMLQGAKFAREGVGLDKFHKMLATDELRAWYGPEHVALAVDRGAVGTLLISDDLFRSSDPATRNHYVAMVEAVRSKGGEALIFSSMHESGQQLNLLTGIAAILTYPLDIEVVEMEEREERERLDKEKNGGGNEEE; encoded by the exons ATGAAGTTGGTCAACAAACATATTGAGAAGGATGGTTCT GGATATGTAACGCTTCGTCcggaggatgacgaggataTGTGGCATGTATACAACCTGATATCAGAG GGAGATCACGTCCGGGCACTTGCCGTCCGTAGAGTCCAAACGCTGTCGTCTACCGGATCGTCCGACTCCTTCAGAGTCAAGACCAACCTCACCCTCGAAGTGACCAAGACGGCTTTCTCACCCGCTGCGTCGTCTTCTCAGAGCAATGGTACGGGCGAGAAGAAAGAACCTACTGCGTCTTTGCAGATTTCAGGAAAGGTagtggaagagaatgagTTTGTTAAATTGGGCGCTTATCATACTTTGGACCTCGAGG CAAATCGAGATTTCAGATTGACGAAAACTTCAGGATGGGATTCGATAGCTTTGGAAAGGATTCAGGAAAGTACACAGGAAGGTAGAGGTGCTGAGCTAGGTGCGATCGTCTgtggtgagg GTACCGCCGCTATATGTCTGTTATCTGAGCATATGACTACTGTCAGACAGAGGATAGAAGTGTCAGTACctaggaagaggaaaggtggtACTTCAGGACatgaaaag GCAATGGAAAATTTCCTGTCTACTGTATATCAAGCGATTCTCAGATTGATACCTTATCAGGATCTGAAAGCTGTCGTCATTGCCTCACCGGGATTTACAAAAGACACA TTATACGACTACATCTTTCAACAAGCCAATCTGACTTCGAACAAACCTCTATTATCGTCCCGATCGAAATGGATTAAAGTGCATTCCAACACTTCACACGTACATGGACTAGTGGAGGCCCTAAGAGCACCAGAGGTGGCTAAGATGTTACAAGGGGCGAAATTCGCTAGGGAAGGTGTAGGCTTGGATAA ATTCCACAAGATGTTGGCGACTGACGAACTTAGAGCATGGTATGGACCAGAACATGTTGCATTGGCCGTTGATAGGGGTGCAGTGGGAACTTTATTGATATCGGATGATTTGTTTAG ATCCTCCGACCCAGCTACGCGTAATCACTATGTCGCGATGGTTGAAGCTGTCCGGTCCAAAGGTGGTGAAGCTCTGATATTCTCCTCGATGCACGAATCAGGTCAACAGCTTAATCTCTTAACGGGTATAGCGGCGATTTTGACCTATCCGCTAGACATCGAGGTTgtggagatggaagagagggaggagagggagcggttggataaagagaagaatggtggagggaatgaagaggaatag
- a CDS encoding 40S ribosomal protein S3 has translation MATSQQISKKRKFVADGVFQAELNEFFTRELAEEGYSGCEVRVTHARTEIIIRATHTQDVLGEKGRRIRELKALVEKRFKFPENSLELYAEKVQFRGLSAVAQAESLRYKLLGGLAMRRACYGVLRFVMESGAKGCEVVVSGKLRAARAKSMKFTDGFMVHSGQPAADYIDYAVRHVLLRQGVLGIKVKIMKPFDPEGRQGPSKNLPDVINMVEPKPEGAIEIRSEHKEPQVQAIPPPAQQQQPQEAQPAAEGQY, from the exons ATGGCCACTTCCCAACAAATctcaaagaagagaaagttcGTCGCCGACGGTGTGTTCCAAGCTGAGCTCAACGAGTTCTT CACTCGAGAACTCGCTGAAGAGGGATACTCAGGATGTGAAGTACGAGTTACCCACGCCCGAACtgaaatcatcatccgagCTACTCACACTCAAGATGTTCTCGGTGAGAAAGGTCGAAGAATCAGAGAATTGAAAGCTTTGGTCGAGAAGAGATTCAAGTTCCCCGAAAACTCTTTGGAACTCTACGCCGAGAAGGTTCAATTCAGAGGTTTGTCAGCTGTCGCTCAAGCTGAGTCTCTTAGATACAAGTTACTCGGTGGTCTTGCTAtgcgaag AGCCTGTTACGGTGTCCTCCGATTCGTCATGGAATCCGGTGCCAAGGGTTGTGAAGTCGTTGTATCTGGTAAACTCAGAGCTGCCCGAGCCAAGTCTATGAAATTCACCGATGGATTCATGGTTCACTCTGGTCAACCCGCTGCCGACTACATCGATTACGCCGTCCGACACGTTCTCCTCAGACAGGGTGTGTTGGGTATCAAGGTTAAGATCATGAAACCCTTCGACCCAGAGGGTAGACAAGGTCCTTCCAAGAACTTGCCCGATGTCATCAACATGGTTGA ACCCAAACCCGAAGGTGCCATTGAGATCCGATCGGAACACAAAGAACCCCAAGTTCAAGCTATCCCCCCTCctgctcaacaacaacaacctcaagAGGCCCAACCCGCCGCTGAAGGTCAATACTAA
- a CDS encoding glycerol-3-phosphate dehydrogenase (NAD(+)) translates to MGKERVAIIGSGNWGSAIAKLAGNNVKKHSDAFDDSRVPMWVFEEDYEGRKLTEIINTDHENKKYLPDVKFSENIVAVPDLLEAVKGATALVFVMPHQFLHKCLDQLEGKVEKNAKAISLIKGVGVEGSDIHVFADVIQDRLGISTSALSGANIANEVAIDRFSETTVGYRTEEEGQMWQKLFQTPHFKVQLIDDVAGVSLCGALKNIVAVAAGFIDGLEYGNNSKAAIMRIGLLEMKHFCQEFFKDVKEESFLQESAGVADVITSCLGGRNRKCAEAFVRQKKPFDELERDMLNGQKLQGIHTAKDVHIFLKARDRLGAYPLFDKVYNISWEGLPVEKLTEGL, encoded by the exons ATGGGTAAAGAAAGAGTAGCCATCATTGGTTCTGGCAACTG GGGATCAGCCATTGCCAAACTTGCTGGAAATAACGTGAAGAAGCATTCGGATGCATTTGATGATTCCAGAGTGCCCATGTGGGTCTTTGAAGAGGAC TACGAAGGTCGTAAACTCACTGAGATCATTAATACCGACCATGAGAACAAGAAGTATTTACCGGATGTCAAATTCTCTGAGAACATAGTGGCTGTTCCGGACCTGCTGGAAGCAGTCAAAGGTGCTACAGCATTGGTCTTTGTCATGCCTCATCAGT TCCTTCACAAATGCTTGGATCAACTAGAAGGCAAAGTAGAGAAGAATGCCAAGGCTATTTCTCTTATCAAG ggagtaggagtagagGGCTCCGACATTCACGTATTCGCCGACGTCattcaagatcgattggGCATCTCTACTTCTGCTCTGAGTGGTGCCAACATCGCGAATGAGGTTGCTATCGATAGATTCTCCGAGACTACTGTTGGTTATAGaactgaagaggaaggtcaGATGTGGCAGAAGCTTTTCC AAACACCTCATTTCAAAGTTCAGCTTATCGATGAT GTCGCCGGTGTCTCGCTCTGTGGTGCGCTCAAGAACATAGTCGCTGTAGCTGCTGGGTTCATTGACGGATTGGAATATGGAAACAACTCAAAGG CCGCTATCATGCGAATCGGTTTACTCGAGATGAAACATTTCTGCCAAGAGTTCTTCAAGGACGTCAAGGAGGAATCGTTCTTACAAGAAAGTGCAGGTGTAGCAGACGTGATCACCTCTT GTCTTGGCGGTAGGAATAGGAAATGTGCTGAAGCGTTTGTCagacagaagaag CCTTTCGATGAGCTGGAGAGGGATATGTTGAAcggtcaaa AATTGCAAGGTATCCATACT GCTAAAGACGtccacatcttcctcaaagCTCGAGATAGACTTGGTGCATATCCCTTGTTCGACAAGGTGTACAATATCTCATGGGAGGGTTTGCCTGTTGAAAAGCTCACAGAGGGGCTTTAA
- a CDS encoding glutamine-tRNA ligase: MPPKFDPKSPENASLISLFQSLGLAEKSATELVRQPKSGVALKSLIDEFQLTDKRYDEKTASALVKFSASGGKLGPAEKGFIVKKIESGDIKSTDQVAAAVKYTEGNPPGTPINEDEFNKACGVGIEITAAQLPELLKSYVSSLPSPPENWASLGAVLGGIRSGTSDLKWANAGEVKSSLETIFTDLFGTKESAQAAAKAQAAASAKSKPAPKPKAVETSSSAEASSSTTPVIPTNIFKEGFLSDFHKPGENPQINPKLKEQHLEFTKGMVYTRFPPEPNGYLHIGHVKAIMIDFGYAKFHGGRTYLRFDDTNPEAEEGRFFQSILETVRWLGFEPWKITYSSDNFDQLYEWAVELTRRGKAYVCTCSAEKMKEDRGMGKGHPVPCEHRDRPVEESLREFERMKNGEYPEQGAALRMKMDLTSGNPYMWDMVAYRVKLAPHHRTGDKWKIYPTYDFTHCLCDSIENISHSLCTVEFIPARESYEWLCDALEVYKARQYEFARLNLQGTFLSKRKIAKLVTKKLVKDWDDPRLYTIIALRRRGIPPGALLSFVSELGVTTSESVTEIKRFESSIRSYLEESAPRLMMVLNPVKLIIENVPDDYRVPVQVPLHPKVPSMGTVETSFTKEVYIDADDFREVDSPDYFRLAPGKSVGLFKAPYPVTCTSYTKDPVTGQVTEIRCRLEDGGNVKKAKAYIQWVNVPESIKVEEVRYFKPLFKSDPPPADFESDVDPDSLEVYKNAVIEPAFYELAKKAILDARKESEERTKKAQADSAPTNPNEHKPLEGSEAAKHMEDEPIATAEQLVGMENIRFQGMRLAYFAVDRESKIGCLDEEASIKPGKKEGDEIVLNRIVSLKEDSGKKA; encoded by the exons ATGCCCCCCAAATTCGACCCCAAATCACCTGAGAACGCCTCCCTGATCTCCTTGTTTCAGTCGTTGGGATTAGCCGAAAAATCAGCAACCGAATTAGTCAGACAACCCAAATCCGGTGTAGCTTTGAAGTCTCTCATCGATGAGTTCCAGTTGACGGATAAGAGATACGACGAGAAAACTGCGAGCGCTTTGGTAAAGTTTTCTGCGTCTGGAGGGAAACTAGGCCCAGCGGAGAAGGGTTTCatagtgaagaagattgagagTGGGGATATAAAGTCAACAGATCAAGTCGCTG CTGCTGTCAAGTATACAGAAGGTAATCCACCCGGTACACCTATAAATGAGGATGAGTTTAATAAGGCTTGTGGTGTTG GAATCGAGATAACGGCCGCTCAGCTGCCTGAGTTACTCAAATCATACgtatcctctcttccttcaccgCCTGAGAATTGGGCAAGTCTCGGAGCTGTATTAGGTGGTATAAGAAGTGGTACATCGGATCTGAA ATGGGCCAATGCAGGAGAAGTCAAATCATCTTTAgaaaccatcttcaccgaTTTGTTCGGTACCAAAGAGTCCGCTCAGGCAGCAGCTAAAGCCCAAGCGGCAGCTTCAGCCAAATCGAAACCTGCGCCTAAACCCAAAGCTGTAGaaacatcctcttcagctgaagcttcatcatccactacTCCTGTCATCCCAACCAACATCTTCAAAGAAGGTTTCTTGTCAGATTTCCATAAGCCAGGGGAGAACCCTCAAATCAATCCTAAATTGAAAGAGCAACATCTGGAATTCACCAAAGGGATGGTATATACCCGTTTCCCACCTGAGCCTAATGGTTATTTACATATCG GACATGTAAAGGCTATCATGATTGACTTTGGATATGCCAAATTCCACGGTGGTCGAACGTACTTACG TTTCGACGATACCAAtcccgaagctgaagaaggtagattctTCCAATCTATCTTAGAAACCGTACGATGGTTAGGATTCGAACCGTGGAAGATCACATATTCCAGCGACAACTTTGACCAGCTGTATGAATGGGCAGTAGAATTGACCAGAAGGGGTAAAGCATACGTCTGTACATGTAGTG CTGAAAAAATGAAGGAAGACAGAGGTATGGGTAAGGGTCATCCAGTACCGTGTGAACATCGTGACAGACCTGTAGAAGAATCATTGAGGGAATtcgagaggatgaagaacgGGGAATACCCCGAACAAGGTGCTGCgctgagaatgaagatggacttGACGAGTGGTAATCCCTACATGTGGGATATGGTGGCTTATAGAGTCAAACTGGCTCCTCATCATAGGACTGGTGACAAGTGGA AAATCTACCCCACCTACGACTTCACACACTGTCTTTGTGATAGTATAGAGAACATCTCCCACTCCCTTTGTACCGTCGAATTCATCCCCGCTCGAGAATCTTACGAATGGCTTTGCGATGCTTTAGAAGTATACAAGGCTAGACAGTACGAGTTCGCTCGTCTCAACTTACAGGGGACTTTCCTCTCCAAGCGAAAGATTGCCAAATTGGTCACCAAGAAACTGGTGAAAGATTGGGATGATCCTCGTCTTTATACCATCATTGCCTTACGAAGACGTGGTATACCTCCCGGAGCATTGTTATCGTTTGTATCGGAATTAGGAGTGACCACATCCGAGTCTGTGACTGAAATCAAGAGGTTCGAGTCATCTATCCGATCGTACTTGGAGGAATCGGCACcacgattgatgatggtccTCAATCCTGTCAAACTCATCATTGAAAACGTCCCTGACGATTATCGAGTACCTGTTCAGGTACCATTGCATCCTAAAGTACCATCTATGGGTACCGTCGAGACCTCATTTACGAAGGAGGTGTATATCGATGCCGACGATTTCAGAGAAGTTGATTCACCCGATTATTTCAGGCTGGCACCTGGAAAATCCGTTGGATTATTCAAAGCGCCTTATCCCGTCACATGCACTTCCTACACCAAGGATCCAGTCACAGGTCAAGTCACCGAGATCAGATGTAGATTGGAGGATGGGGGCAACGTGAAGAAGGCTAAAGCGTATATTCAATGGGTCAATGTTCCTGAATCCATCaaggttgaagaagttcGGTACTTCAAGCCGTTATTCAAGTCTGATCCGCCACCTGCAGATTTCGAATCTGACGTTGACCCGGATTCGTTGGAAGTATACAAGAACGCGGTGATAGAACCTGCTTTCTACGAATTGGCCAAGAAAGCTATATTAGATGCCAGGAAGGAGAGCGAAgaaaggacgaagaaggCTCAAGCTGATTCTGCACCGACAAATCCCAACGAACACAAACCGCTTGAAGGTAGTGAGGCGGCCAAacatatggaagatgaacccATCGCTACAGCCGAGCAATTGGTCGGTATGGAGAATATCAGATTCCAAGGTATGAGATTAGCCTACTTTGCCGTAGATAGAGAGAGTAAGATTGGTTGTTTGGATGAGGAAGCCTCGATCAAACCTGGTAagaaagagggtgatgagaTCGTTTTGAATAGGATCGTATCGTTGAAGGAAGACTCGGGTAAGAAGGCTTAA